In the genome of Saccharomonospora viridis DSM 43017, one region contains:
- a CDS encoding DUF305 domain-containing protein, with translation MAHDDPADAEDTVEDTKGTEHTDDTKTTRTTEEATERPAARQPTWSRVVILGAAALAALLIGATIGMAIGPDRSGDSPSEAPQASPVDIGFAQDMALHHLQAVTMADWAREHSDDPEIVQLAFDMASVQLEQVGRMKGWLMLWGQPEEPVGELMTWMSGLGGHNHGTGGDVPEASGGALMPGMASNEELAKLRSLSGEEFDVYFLQLMLRHHEGGVDMAQYAYDFASLQPVRTLAKSMLMSQGAEMDLMRDMLAERGAEPLPFP, from the coding sequence ATGGCGCACGACGATCCCGCCGACGCAGAGGACACGGTGGAGGACACGAAGGGCACTGAACACACCGACGACACGAAGACCACGAGGACCACGGAGGAGGCCACGGAACGTCCGGCCGCCCGCCAGCCCACGTGGTCCCGCGTGGTGATCCTCGGTGCCGCCGCTCTCGCGGCACTGCTGATCGGCGCCACGATCGGCATGGCCATCGGCCCGGACCGCTCAGGTGACTCGCCATCGGAGGCACCTCAGGCGAGTCCCGTCGACATCGGGTTCGCCCAGGACATGGCACTGCACCACCTGCAAGCCGTGACCATGGCCGATTGGGCGCGGGAACACAGCGACGACCCGGAGATCGTGCAGCTGGCGTTCGACATGGCCAGCGTGCAGCTGGAGCAGGTGGGTCGGATGAAGGGCTGGCTCATGTTGTGGGGCCAGCCCGAGGAGCCGGTCGGTGAGCTGATGACGTGGATGTCCGGGCTGGGTGGGCACAACCACGGCACCGGCGGCGACGTTCCGGAGGCCTCCGGCGGGGCTCTGATGCCGGGTATGGCGAGCAACGAGGAGCTCGCCAAACTGCGCTCGCTGTCGGGCGAGGAGTTCGACGTGTATTTCCTGCAGCTCATGCTGCGCCATCACGAGGGTGGGGTCGACATGGCCCAGTACGCCTACGATTTCGCGTCGCTCCAGCCGGTGCGAACGCTGGCGAAGAGCATGCTGATGTCACAGGGTGCCGAGATGGACCTCATGCGTGACATGCTCGCCGAGCGGGGCGCGGAACCGTTGCCGTTCCCCTAA
- a CDS encoding cation diffusion facilitator family transporter, whose product MGHGHGHGHLSPRTDSASGRYIPALVAALVIGATVMVAEFTVGFATSSLALISDAAHMFTDVLGIGMALVAVQLARRSGPTFTRTFGMYRAEVLAALANAILLFGVAGYVVYEAITRITDPPEVPGLPVLVVASIGLVANLIAFLLLRRGAQESLNVRGAYLEVLSDLIGSVGVLISGVVTLTTGWHYADPLVGVAIGVFVLPRTVVLARRALRILFQHAPHNIDVEALHNDLCALSGVEDVHDLHVWTLTSGMEVASAHLTVGADVDTAHVLASAQHLLSSRYAIEHATLQVEPRESARRCAQLTW is encoded by the coding sequence ATGGGACACGGCCACGGACACGGGCACTTGTCGCCGCGGACGGACAGTGCGTCCGGGCGGTACATCCCCGCCCTGGTCGCGGCGCTCGTCATCGGGGCCACGGTCATGGTGGCCGAATTCACCGTCGGCTTCGCCACCTCGTCGCTCGCGCTGATCTCCGACGCCGCCCACATGTTCACCGACGTGCTCGGCATCGGCATGGCGCTCGTCGCCGTCCAGCTCGCCCGGCGTAGCGGGCCGACGTTCACGCGCACCTTCGGCATGTACCGGGCCGAAGTCCTGGCCGCGCTGGCCAACGCGATCCTGCTGTTCGGTGTCGCCGGTTACGTCGTCTACGAAGCCATCACCCGCATCACCGATCCGCCGGAGGTGCCCGGCCTGCCGGTGCTGGTGGTCGCTTCGATCGGTCTGGTCGCGAACCTCATCGCGTTCCTGTTGCTACGCCGAGGGGCCCAGGAGAGCCTCAACGTACGTGGTGCCTACCTCGAGGTCCTGTCCGACCTCATCGGCTCGGTGGGGGTGCTCATCAGCGGTGTGGTGACCCTCACCACGGGCTGGCATTACGCCGACCCCCTCGTCGGCGTCGCCATCGGCGTGTTCGTGTTGCCCCGCACCGTGGTGCTCGCCCGCCGCGCGCTGCGCATCCTGTTCCAACACGCGCCGCACAACATCGACGTCGAGGCGCTCCACAACGACCTGTGCGCGCTGTCAGGCGTCGAGGACGTGCACGACCTGCACGTCTGGACCCTGACCTCCGGCATGGAGGTGGCATCGGCGCACCTGACCGTCGGCGCGGACGTCGACACGGCACACGTACTCGCCTCGGCGCAACACCTACTGTCCTCGCGTTACGCCATCGAACACGCCACGCTCCAGGTGGAACCGAGGGAATCGGCTCGCCGCTGCGCTCAACTCACCTGGTAG
- a CDS encoding DHA2 family efflux MFS transporter permease subunit, translated as MTDTASIATTAPEREPTPPRTALLIAVLVASSFVMILNETILSVALRALTIDLGVSTTTAQWLTSGFLLTMAVVIPTTGFLLERFTPRQVFLASLTLFSLGTLISGSAPGFGVLLVGRVVQACGTAVMVPLLMTSIMRLVPEERRGATMGTITIVIAVAPALGPTIGGAVLSALGWRWMFWIVLPLSLIALTIGALWLRLDSQTRQVPLDLLSVLLSALGFGGVLYGLSAVDEPGDGRQPVPPWLALVVGVGALAVFTYRQVRLQRRDRALLDLRPFTYRPFVVALILAMLVFMCLLGVASILLPLYLQTVLGTSTFVSGLAVLPGGLILGLLGRPVGALFDRIGARPLVIPGALTAAVSLWLFTTLGPHSSLAAVIVIHVVLMIGLSLMMTPLMTESLGALPDHLYSHGSAIIATLQQVAGALGTAVFVTVAALGSAADSVSPDDVGLHAAFVVAGCIGVLVFVTALFVRRPSPSKATPAPKEEKV; from the coding sequence ATGACCGACACCGCGAGCATCGCGACCACCGCACCCGAGCGTGAACCGACACCACCACGAACCGCCCTGTTGATCGCCGTTCTGGTCGCCTCGTCATTCGTCATGATCCTCAACGAGACGATCCTGAGCGTCGCGCTCCGGGCCCTGACCATCGATCTCGGCGTTTCGACGACGACGGCACAGTGGCTCACCAGCGGCTTCCTCCTGACCATGGCCGTGGTCATCCCGACCACGGGCTTCCTGCTCGAAAGGTTCACGCCACGGCAGGTCTTCCTGGCGTCGTTGACGCTGTTCAGCCTCGGAACGTTGATCAGCGGCTCGGCTCCGGGCTTCGGCGTGTTGCTGGTCGGGCGTGTCGTCCAGGCCTGCGGCACCGCGGTGATGGTGCCGCTGCTGATGACGTCGATCATGCGGCTGGTGCCCGAGGAGCGGCGAGGGGCGACGATGGGCACGATCACGATCGTCATCGCCGTCGCCCCGGCTCTCGGGCCGACCATCGGCGGGGCGGTGCTGTCCGCGCTGGGGTGGCGCTGGATGTTCTGGATCGTCCTCCCGTTGTCGCTGATCGCGTTGACCATCGGGGCCCTCTGGCTACGCCTGGACAGCCAGACCCGGCAGGTACCGCTGGACCTGCTCTCGGTGCTGCTGTCCGCACTCGGTTTCGGTGGCGTGCTCTACGGCCTGTCCGCTGTCGACGAACCCGGTGATGGGCGGCAACCGGTTCCGCCGTGGCTGGCGCTCGTCGTCGGAGTCGGGGCGCTGGCCGTCTTCACCTACCGCCAGGTCCGGTTGCAACGCCGTGACCGGGCGCTGTTGGACCTGCGCCCGTTCACCTACCGCCCCTTCGTGGTCGCCCTGATCCTGGCCATGCTGGTGTTCATGTGTCTGCTGGGGGTCGCGTCGATCCTGTTGCCGCTCTACCTGCAGACCGTGTTGGGCACCAGCACGTTCGTCAGCGGGCTGGCGGTGTTGCCCGGTGGGCTGATCCTGGGCTTGCTCGGACGACCGGTCGGGGCGCTGTTCGACAGGATCGGCGCCCGTCCGCTGGTGATCCCGGGTGCCCTGACCGCTGCGGTGTCGCTGTGGTTGTTCACCACGCTCGGCCCCCACTCGTCACTGGCCGCGGTGATCGTCATCCACGTCGTCCTCATGATCGGGCTTTCGTTGATGATGACGCCGCTGATGACCGAATCGCTCGGGGCCCTACCCGACCACCTGTACTCCCACGGCAGCGCCATCATCGCCACACTGCAGCAGGTCGCCGGCGCGCTCGGCACGGCCGTCTTCGTCACGGTCGCCGCCCTCGGCAGCGCGGCGGACAGCGTCAGCCCCGACGACGTCGGTCTGCACGCCGCGTTCGTCGTCGCCGGATGCATCGGGGTGCTCGTCTTCGTCACGGCGTTGTTCGTCCGCCGTCCTTCCCCCTCGAAAGCCACCCCGGCCCCCAAGGAGGAGAAGGTCTGA
- a CDS encoding TetR/AcrR family transcriptional regulator, translating into MTSGSPRERVLDAVFRLVAQGGLTEASLRKVAAESGVNIGSVRHYYGTHEQLMIAAAEEVGRRMERRLNAVWPADLGESDVAARRELVESVCRAVLPTGRDDRVELVVLLELVAAARLRPEFRPLATRMGKDLRAVLVATLETVGVKQAALEAERLTALVIGLTTEFIYPHGLPDDDVVTRVLRHHIAELLPD; encoded by the coding sequence ATGACTTCCGGTTCTCCCCGTGAACGCGTTCTCGACGCCGTGTTCCGTCTCGTCGCGCAAGGTGGTCTCACCGAGGCGTCACTGCGGAAGGTCGCCGCCGAGTCCGGTGTCAACATCGGGTCCGTCCGCCATTACTACGGCACACACGAGCAGTTGATGATCGCCGCTGCCGAGGAGGTCGGCAGGCGAATGGAACGACGACTCAACGCCGTATGGCCGGCGGACCTCGGCGAGAGCGACGTGGCGGCGCGGCGGGAACTCGTCGAATCGGTGTGCCGTGCAGTGTTGCCGACCGGCCGCGACGACCGGGTCGAACTCGTGGTCCTGTTGGAGCTCGTCGCCGCCGCACGGCTGCGCCCTGAGTTCCGGCCCCTTGCGACGCGGATGGGGAAAGACCTGCGTGCCGTCCTGGTCGCGACGTTGGAAACCGTGGGAGTGAAGCAGGCCGCGCTGGAGGCGGAACGGCTGACCGCGCTCGTCATCGGTCTCACCACCGAATTCATCTACCCCCACGGGCTGCCCGACGACGATGTGGTGACCCGCGTGCTGCGCCACCACATCGCCGAGTTGTTGCCCGACTGA
- a CDS encoding M15 family metallopeptidase produces the protein MRRRIGYLVAVLALVFGGIAVTTVAAPVTASADACYTWNRTLSRGATGSDVRELQIRVAGWVASGENLVIDGVYGAATEAAVKRFQSGYGLAADGVAGPNTFNKIYQLQDSDCTPIHFSYSEFNYNCGARNFNGGRVTAAEAKENTRRVMWQLEAMRHKLGDRPMVVTSGFRSVSCNSSVGGSSTSLHLYGQAADLGLSSSPSQCQMWNSAKSAGFEEILGPGYPGHNDHVHVGNKSSRFWSAPNC, from the coding sequence ATGCGTAGACGGATCGGATACCTCGTCGCCGTTCTGGCGTTGGTATTCGGTGGAATAGCGGTGACGACGGTGGCTGCCCCCGTCACCGCGTCGGCCGATGCTTGTTACACCTGGAACCGCACGCTCAGTCGCGGCGCGACCGGCAGCGACGTCAGGGAGTTGCAGATCCGCGTGGCCGGCTGGGTGGCCTCGGGCGAGAACCTCGTCATCGACGGCGTGTACGGCGCCGCGACCGAGGCGGCCGTGAAGCGGTTCCAAAGTGGATACGGTCTTGCCGCCGACGGTGTCGCCGGCCCGAACACGTTCAACAAGATCTACCAGCTGCAGGACTCGGACTGCACTCCCATCCACTTCAGCTACTCGGAGTTCAACTACAACTGCGGCGCCCGGAACTTCAACGGTGGCAGGGTGACCGCGGCGGAGGCGAAGGAGAACACCCGGCGTGTCATGTGGCAGCTTGAGGCGATGCGCCACAAGCTCGGTGACCGCCCGATGGTGGTGACCTCCGGATTCCGCAGTGTCTCGTGCAACTCCTCGGTGGGTGGTTCCTCCACCAGCCTCCACCTGTACGGGCAGGCCGCTGACCTCGGGTTGAGCAGCTCACCGAGCCAGTGCCAGATGTGGAACAGCGCCAAGTCGGCGGGCTTCGAGGAGATCCTTGGGCCGGGCTACCCCGGGCACAACGACCACGTGCACGTGGGTAACAAGTCCAGCCGGTTCTGGAGCGCACCGAACTGCTGA
- a CDS encoding LLM class flavin-dependent oxidoreductase, with protein sequence MTLRDYGHEPRFGTFLTPSASQPEQTVRLAQVSEQSGLDLVTFQDHPYQPAFLDTWTLLSFVAARTQRILLAPNVTNLPLRPPAVLARAAASLDLLSDGRVELGLGAGAFWQAIEAMGSPRLTPAQSVQALQEAIRIIRELWDTSQRGGVRVDGERYRVIGAKRGPAPAHRIPIVLGAYKPRMLRLVGTDADGWLPTLGYLPGKEALAESNDIIDEAAATAGREPSEISRWLNVGIDDIDPSSLAELALEYGISTFVLGTDDPHTIARFGQEVAPAVRELVAAERTPPAASATAAHTETTDTARTELGISPTPDDGTRLSPRLPWDESTRPTAPPAPQGYEYTPRGRAVSRHLVDVHDHLRSELRQLRDPMAQVKQGTLGIGAARSQLNRMTLRQNNWTLGTYCEAYCRVVTQHHTLEDEGIFAHLRSVDSGLAPVLDRLEEEHRVIHDVLEGVDRALVRLAANPDDHTELERAVDLLTDTLLSHFAYEERELLEPLARYGMYEGQL encoded by the coding sequence GTGACCTTGCGCGACTACGGACACGAACCGCGGTTCGGTACGTTCCTCACCCCCAGCGCGTCCCAGCCGGAACAGACCGTGCGCCTCGCACAAGTCAGTGAGCAGTCCGGACTGGACCTCGTCACGTTCCAGGACCACCCGTATCAGCCCGCGTTCCTGGATACGTGGACGTTGCTGTCGTTCGTCGCCGCCCGAACCCAGCGGATCCTGCTCGCCCCCAACGTCACCAATCTGCCGCTGCGCCCTCCCGCCGTGTTGGCGCGCGCCGCGGCCAGTCTCGACCTCCTCAGCGACGGCCGCGTGGAGCTGGGGCTCGGCGCGGGAGCGTTCTGGCAGGCCATCGAGGCCATGGGAAGCCCCCGGCTCACCCCCGCGCAATCAGTACAGGCCCTGCAGGAAGCGATACGGATCATCCGCGAACTGTGGGACACGTCCCAACGCGGCGGGGTCCGCGTCGACGGTGAACGGTACCGCGTCATCGGCGCGAAACGCGGCCCCGCGCCCGCCCACCGCATCCCCATCGTGCTCGGTGCCTACAAACCCCGGATGCTGCGACTGGTCGGAACGGACGCCGACGGCTGGCTACCCACACTCGGCTATCTCCCCGGCAAGGAAGCGTTGGCCGAATCGAACGACATCATCGACGAGGCCGCCGCCACCGCCGGACGCGAACCGTCCGAGATCAGCCGGTGGCTCAACGTCGGCATCGATGACATCGACCCGTCGTCCCTGGCCGAACTCGCGCTGGAATACGGCATCTCGACGTTCGTCCTCGGCACCGACGATCCCCACACCATCGCCCGATTCGGACAGGAGGTCGCCCCGGCGGTACGCGAACTCGTCGCGGCCGAACGGACCCCACCGGCCGCCTCCGCCACAGCGGCCCACACCGAGACGACGGACACGGCCCGAACGGAGCTCGGGATATCCCCCACACCGGACGACGGCACACGACTCAGTCCGAGATTGCCGTGGGACGAAAGCACCCGCCCGACCGCACCGCCCGCTCCACAGGGGTACGAGTACACCCCTCGCGGTCGCGCCGTGAGTCGACACCTGGTGGACGTCCACGACCACCTGCGGTCCGAACTCCGACAACTGCGCGATCCCATGGCTCAGGTGAAGCAGGGCACACTCGGCATCGGCGCCGCCCGCTCACAGCTCAACCGGATGACCCTGCGACAGAACAACTGGACCCTCGGCACCTACTGCGAGGCGTACTGCCGCGTGGTCACCCAACACCACACCCTGGAGGACGAAGGTATCTTCGCCCACCTCAGGTCCGTCGACAGTGGCCTCGCCCCGGTACTCGATCGGCTCGAGGAGGAGCACCGTGTCATCCACGACGTCCTCGAAGGCGTCGACCGCGCACTCGTCCGGCTCGCCGCGAATCCCGACGACCACACCGAACTCGAACGCGCCGTCGACCTGCTGACCGACACGCTGCTGTCGCATTTCGCCTACGAGGAACGGGAGTTACTGGAACCGCTGGCCAGGTACGGCATGTACGAAGGGCAACTCTGA
- a CDS encoding transglycosylase SLT domain-containing protein translates to MKKLIALQAPTRNISTPAAALGKSMRNAARNYASVGVVALFVSGVASPAVLAGADEEAAGTVSMQPSSVVAQQSGSADRDAVVGGKVVLDKGNRKPSGGGAPAPRSDDPAAHDRHADEKAKDDKSAEKSAESDAKEASGGGAQPASAPEPVDEVDGWIRTAIDVMQDNGVPVSEKDIPSIRTVIEKESSGNPRAINLWDINAKRGIPSKGLMQTIDPTFQAYKLPGHEDIYDPVSNIIAGVRYTLSRYGSFEKHPGLASMASGGSYRGY, encoded by the coding sequence GTGAAGAAACTGATCGCGTTGCAGGCCCCGACCCGAAACATCTCCACACCTGCGGCGGCGCTCGGCAAGTCCATGCGCAACGCCGCCCGGAACTACGCCTCGGTTGGTGTGGTGGCTCTGTTCGTCAGCGGTGTGGCGAGCCCCGCCGTGCTGGCGGGAGCGGACGAGGAAGCCGCTGGGACCGTGTCGATGCAGCCGTCTTCCGTTGTCGCGCAGCAGAGCGGCTCCGCCGACAGGGACGCCGTGGTCGGTGGGAAGGTCGTGCTGGACAAGGGCAACCGCAAGCCGTCCGGCGGCGGCGCTCCGGCCCCGCGCAGCGACGACCCCGCCGCGCACGACCGACACGCCGATGAGAAGGCGAAGGACGACAAGTCCGCCGAGAAGTCGGCCGAGTCGGACGCGAAGGAGGCGAGCGGCGGCGGAGCCCAGCCCGCGTCGGCCCCCGAGCCGGTGGACGAGGTCGATGGCTGGATCCGGACGGCGATCGACGTGATGCAGGACAACGGGGTTCCGGTGTCCGAGAAAGACATCCCGAGCATCCGGACCGTGATCGAGAAGGAGTCGAGCGGTAACCCGCGGGCCATCAACCTGTGGGACATCAACGCCAAGCGTGGCATCCCCTCGAAGGGGTTGATGCAGACGATCGACCCGACTTTCCAGGCCTACAAGCTGCCGGGCCATGAGGACATCTACGACCCGGTGTCCAACATCATCGCCGGGGTCCGGTACACCCTGAGCCGCTACGGCAGCTTCGAGAAACACCCCGGCCTCGCTTCGATGGCCTCGGGGGGCAGCTACCGCGGCTACTGA
- a CDS encoding CoA-binding protein, with product MTHTAERVLRDFDTIAVVGLSRDPAKAAHAVPAALQSAGFRIIPINPVVGPGSVLLGEAVYRGLAEAVEAGETVEVVNVFRPPAEAASVAREAVRVGARALWLQQDIVSAEARAIAEEAGLLYVEDECMAVVRAQYGIVKHGA from the coding sequence ATGACGCACACGGCCGAACGCGTACTCCGGGATTTCGACACCATCGCGGTGGTGGGGCTCAGCCGTGACCCCGCCAAGGCGGCACACGCGGTGCCCGCCGCGTTGCAGAGCGCCGGTTTCCGGATCATCCCGATCAACCCGGTCGTCGGGCCCGGCAGCGTCCTGCTCGGCGAGGCCGTGTACCGCGGGCTTGCCGAGGCGGTCGAGGCAGGGGAGACGGTCGAGGTCGTGAACGTGTTCCGACCCCCCGCTGAGGCGGCTTCGGTCGCGCGGGAGGCCGTGCGGGTCGGGGCGCGTGCTCTGTGGCTGCAACAGGACATCGTCTCGGCCGAGGCCCGTGCGATCGCCGAGGAGGCCGGACTGCTCTACGTGGAGGACGAGTGCATGGCCGTCGTCCGGGCGCAGTACGGGATCGTGAAGCACGGCGCGTGA
- a CDS encoding thiamine pyrophosphate-binding protein produces the protein MSIIGARSLVKALTDLDVEVTFGLPGTHTLPVWEALADSGIRVIGVRHERAAAHAADGYARVTGALGVALVTTGPGAVNTLSALGEAQASASPVLVVATDVPSTLRTPGMVRGSLHEVGDQRALFEPLTKAAFTVAHPDEIVSVVRYAAETALRPQSGPVYVGIPADFLGEPVLDGLEPDGVSTSSLEQHPPLASEDVDRARGMLMAAQRPLIWVGGGALRSGAGEAIGILAERLAAPIVTTFAARGIVPPDHPCLASNPVHAPEVGALWDEADVVLAIGTDFDGAMTQNWCMPQPPTLIAINVDAEDAAKNYPPDLLLLGDARQVVEELSLGILPKPGLDELTRRLDDIEVQVRRRVRKEEPHAAEFLSALKETLPEGSVLISDMCVAGYWIGGFYRVSGPRQLVCPTGWGMAGFGFPASLGVGAAGAVRAVCVTGDGGFLTGCGELATAIQQELPITVVIVNDRGYGMLRHDQTNSGFGHYGVDLATPDFVGLAKSFGVYADRVDGFGRAFRRLLREFSRSDEPNVLVVNAELRPPLTIPSRWYRRESLTW, from the coding sequence GTGTCGATCATCGGTGCGCGCAGTCTCGTCAAGGCCCTGACCGACCTCGATGTCGAAGTCACCTTCGGTCTCCCCGGCACGCACACGCTCCCCGTCTGGGAGGCGCTTGCAGACAGCGGTATCCGCGTGATCGGGGTGCGACACGAGCGGGCGGCCGCGCACGCCGCAGATGGATACGCCCGTGTCACCGGCGCGCTCGGCGTGGCTTTGGTGACGACGGGACCCGGAGCGGTCAACACGCTCAGCGCGCTCGGCGAGGCACAGGCGTCGGCGTCTCCCGTACTGGTGGTGGCGACCGACGTCCCCTCGACGTTGCGCACGCCGGGCATGGTCCGTGGCTCGTTGCACGAAGTCGGTGACCAGCGGGCCCTGTTCGAACCGTTGACGAAGGCCGCGTTCACGGTCGCGCATCCGGACGAGATCGTCTCCGTCGTGCGCTACGCGGCCGAAACGGCGTTACGACCGCAGAGTGGCCCGGTGTACGTCGGCATTCCGGCGGATTTCCTCGGTGAGCCGGTCCTGGACGGCCTGGAGCCGGACGGCGTCTCGACGAGTTCACTGGAGCAACATCCGCCGTTGGCGAGTGAGGACGTCGACCGCGCTCGGGGGATGTTGATGGCCGCGCAACGCCCGCTGATCTGGGTCGGCGGCGGAGCGTTGCGTTCGGGGGCGGGCGAGGCGATCGGCATCCTCGCCGAACGGCTCGCCGCTCCGATCGTCACGACGTTCGCCGCGCGGGGGATCGTGCCGCCCGACCATCCGTGCCTGGCGTCCAACCCGGTGCACGCGCCCGAGGTCGGGGCGCTGTGGGACGAAGCGGACGTGGTGCTCGCGATCGGCACCGACTTCGACGGCGCGATGACGCAGAACTGGTGCATGCCGCAGCCACCCACGTTGATCGCGATCAACGTGGACGCCGAGGACGCGGCGAAGAACTACCCACCGGATCTGTTGCTGCTCGGCGATGCCCGTCAGGTGGTGGAGGAGTTGTCGCTGGGCATCCTGCCGAAGCCGGGACTGGACGAGCTGACCCGCCGTCTGGACGACATCGAGGTGCAGGTACGCAGGCGCGTACGCAAGGAGGAACCGCACGCCGCCGAGTTCCTGTCCGCGCTCAAGGAGACCCTGCCCGAGGGGTCGGTACTCATCTCGGACATGTGTGTCGCGGGTTACTGGATCGGCGGTTTCTACCGGGTGTCGGGGCCTCGGCAGCTGGTCTGTCCCACGGGCTGGGGGATGGCCGGATTCGGTTTCCCCGCGTCGCTGGGGGTCGGTGCCGCGGGGGCGGTACGTGCGGTGTGTGTGACGGGCGACGGTGGGTTCCTGACCGGCTGCGGTGAGTTGGCGACCGCGATCCAGCAGGAGCTTCCCATCACCGTGGTCATCGTGAACGACCGTGGCTACGGCATGCTGCGCCACGACCAGACCAACTCGGGTTTCGGGCATTACGGTGTCGATCTCGCCACACCCGATTTCGTGGGGTTGGCGAAGTCGTTCGGTGTCTACGCCGACCGTGTGGACGGCTTCGGCCGGGCCTTCCGTCGACTGCTGCGCGAGTTCAGTCGGTCGGATGAACCCAATGTGCTCGTGGTCAACGCGGAGCTGCGCCCGCCGCTGACCATCCCGTCGCGTTGGTACCGGCGGGAGAGTCTGACGTGGTAG
- a CDS encoding glutathione S-transferase family protein, which produces MGISTDPETGEFHRSPNHFTDRITADGRDGWPVEPGRYRLVVSRACPWANRALIVRRLLGLESVLSVAVADPIQDERSWRFTLDPHGRDPVLGIRFLSEAYAKADPDYTGGISVPAIVDIPSGKVVTNDYPQITLDLSTEWTAYHRDGAPDLYPEGLRDEIDEINAVVHADVNAAVYEAGFATKQEAYEDAYTRLFARLDALSERLENQRYLVGDTITEADVRLFTTLVRFDAVYHGHFKCNRNKLTEQPVLWAYARDLFQTPGFGDTVDFDHIKRHYYQVHTEINPTRIVPKGPDLSLWATPHGREALGGRPFGDGTPPGPPPAEETLPAQW; this is translated from the coding sequence ATGGGTATCTCGACGGATCCGGAGACCGGGGAGTTCCACCGCTCACCCAACCACTTCACCGACCGCATCACCGCCGACGGGCGCGACGGCTGGCCCGTCGAACCCGGCCGATATCGCCTGGTCGTGAGTCGCGCGTGCCCCTGGGCCAACCGGGCGTTGATCGTGCGCAGACTGCTCGGTCTGGAATCGGTCCTCTCGGTGGCCGTGGCCGACCCCATCCAGGACGAACGCAGCTGGCGATTCACCCTCGACCCCCACGGCCGTGATCCCGTGCTGGGCATCCGGTTCCTCAGCGAGGCGTATGCCAAGGCCGATCCGGACTACACGGGCGGCATCAGCGTGCCCGCGATCGTGGACATCCCCAGCGGCAAGGTGGTGACCAACGACTATCCGCAGATCACGCTCGATCTGTCGACGGAGTGGACGGCGTATCACCGCGACGGGGCACCCGATCTGTACCCCGAGGGACTGCGGGACGAGATCGACGAGATCAACGCCGTCGTCCACGCCGATGTCAACGCGGCTGTCTACGAGGCGGGGTTCGCCACCAAACAGGAGGCGTACGAGGACGCCTACACGCGTCTGTTCGCACGTTTGGACGCGCTGTCGGAACGCCTGGAGAACCAGCGGTACCTGGTGGGCGACACCATCACCGAGGCGGACGTCCGGCTGTTCACCACGCTCGTCCGGTTCGACGCCGTCTACCACGGGCACTTCAAATGCAATCGCAATAAGCTGACCGAGCAGCCCGTGCTCTGGGCCTACGCGCGGGATCTGTTCCAGACGCCCGGTTTCGGGGACACCGTGGATTTCGACCACATCAAGCGGCACTACTACCAGGTGCACACGGAGATCAATCCGACGCGGATCGTGCCGAAAGGACCAGACCTATCGCTGTGGGCCACTCCGCACGGGCGGGAGGCTCTGGGCGGGCGTCCTTTCGGGGACGGCACTCCACCGGGGCCGCCTCCGGCGGAGGAGACCCTACCCGCCCAGTGGTGA